The Desulfuromonadales bacterium DNA window ATGAAGAAGATCGCCGAAGGCTATGGGGTGCAGTCCATCGAGGCCGTGGCCACCAGCGCCGTGCGCAAGGCCCGCAACGGCGAGGCGTTCGTCGAGGCCATGGCACGGGCTACGGGCGTGCAAATCGCCGTCATTTCCGGCGACGAGGAAGCGGAACTGGTGGCCCTGAGCGCCCGCAGCAGCCTCGACCTGGAGAACCTGCGCTGCGCCCTGGTCGACATCGGCGGCGGGAGCCTGGAGATCGTCGTCACCGCCGGGGAACTGATCGAGGAGATCTTTTCCCTGGAGCTGGGGGCAGTGGTGCTGACGGAGGAGTTTCTCCCCAAAGACCCCGTGCTGGCCAAAGACCTCAATGCCTTGCGCAAGCATGTGCGCTCGACTCTGAAGAAGCACCTCGCCGGGGAGTCCTTCGACGTCCAGTGCCTGGTCGGCTCGGGGGGGACCATGACTACCATCGCCGGCATGGTCATGGCGATGCGCAAGGAGCAGTTCAGCTCGGTCCACGGCTACGACGTGCTGCGCTCCGAGGTGGTGCACCTGCTGGCGATGCTGGAACGAAAAACCCTCAGGGAGCGCAAAGCCCTGCCCGGCCTCAGCCCCGACCGGGCGGATATCATCCTCGCCGGAGTGGCCGCTGTCGATGAGGTGATGCGGTACTTCGGCGTCAATATTCTCAGGGTCAACGAGCGCGGGGTTCGTCAGGGGCTGATCCTGAAGAGCCTGGAAAAGCACGGGCTGGCACCACTGCCCGAAGCGGCGAAAAACCGGATCGCTTCGGTCTGGGATTTTGCCCGCCAATGCCATGTCAACGAAAGCCACGCCGGGCAGGTCGCGAAACTGGCCCTGGATATCTTCGACGCCGTCGGCCCGGCATTCGGCCTGGAGAGCCGCAACCGGCAGATCCTCGAAGCGGCGGCGATTCTCCATGACGTCGGCTATCTCATCAATTACGAGAAACACCACCAGCACTCCTACCACCTCATTCGCCACGCCAACCTTTTCGGTTTCTCCCCCCGCGAGAAGGAAGTCGTCGCCAACCTCGCCCGCTACCATCGCAAGAAGCTGCCGCGGAAAAAGCACGAGAACTTCGCGCTTCTCCCTCCCGAGGACCGGCGGCTGGTCAAACAGCTGGGTGGCATTCTGCGCCTGGCCGACGGCCTCGACCGGCGGCGCAATCAGGCCGTCGAGGCGCTCGACTGCCAGCTCACCGACTCAGGGCTCTGCATCACCCTGCACGGCCAGGAGGATCTCTCCGTGGAAATTTACGGTGGCGAGACCAAGAGCGATCTGTTCGAGGAGGCGTTCCACTGTAAAGTATCCCTGCAGAGTGACTAGCCGGTACAAACCTAGAAAGAACCGACCCTGTCCGAATACCCCCCTTGTGCCACCCCCACGAAACGCTGGAAACGCCGCACTCCCCGATAAAACAAGGGCGGCCCATCGGCCGCCCTCTGCGTTCCTGCGCTTTCACTTGTGTTCTCGCCCCTTACGGCGTCCTTCCCCCGCGCTTTCGAACAGGAGCGGTTTAAGGGAAATGTCAGGGCGTGCCGACCCTGATCTCTCCCTTCATCCCGAAAGACGGATGGAGCGGCTTGTCGCAGTGGAAGGGGTAGGTCCCTGCTCCGAGGGGGGGCAGCGGGATCTCGGTGGTTTGGCCAGCGGGCAGATCGACGCTGGCCAGACTCTTCCCTTGCGGGTCGAGGACCGTCAGGTTGTGCCCCATTCCCGCCACGTTTTTCACCTTGAGCACCAGGGCATCTCCCGCCCGGGCCTGGATGAGATTCGGTTTGAATTCGAAATTGCTGGCTTCGATGGCCACCCCGACTTCCCCCGGAGGAACCAGGTAGGCGGCCGGTCTCACGGCGCAGCCCGCCGCCAGGGCAGCCAGGCAAACTGCCGCCAGGACGAGAGCGAGGCTGTTCCGAACCAGAGAATCGACGATCTTCATGGTGCAACCTCCTGTTTAGTTGCCGTGGCGGCCTATTTCAGGCTCTTGAGATAATCCACCAGAACCTTGAGATCCTTCTCGGGCAGGTGGGCGAAGGTGGGCATCATGGTCTTGGGGTTTTTCCCCTTGGGGTTGACCAACTGCTCGCGGATGTCCTTTTCTTTCAGCCGCGTGCCCATGCCTTCGAAGGCGGGAGCGAGGGTGCCGCCTTCACCGGCGAGCTGGTGGCAACCCTTGCACCCCAGGGAATTGATCAGTTCCCGGGCGCGTGCATCGTCGGCCGCCAGGGCAGGTGCCGCCAGGGTGAGGCTCAGGGCGGCTGTCGCCGCCAACTTCATCGTTCTGGTCATGTTCATGGCTGGTCCGGATTCCTTTCTGCAGTTGATGTCTGAGGTCTGGCACTCTGGAAGGATACCCGAAGCCATCGGATTTGCAACGTCTTTTCTTTTTTCCGGCCAGCTGAAAAAGGGTTGAAATCCGGGCCGCCCCCGGCTACTCTACAGAATCCTCCAGCCTCGTAAAGGAGAACCGGTCATGCTCATCGTCATGCATCACAGTGCCACCCCACAGCAGATTCGCGCCGTACAGGCAGCGGTCGAGGCCATGGGCCTGCGGGCCGAACCGATTCCCGGCAGCGAGCGGACCGCCATCGGTGTGCTCGGCAACCAGGGCTACGTCGACGACGCCACCATTCGCGAACTCCCGGGCGTGCGCGAGGTCATTCATGTCAGCAAGCCCTACAAGCTGGTTTCGCGCGATTTTCACCCGGCGCCGACAGTCGTCGATGCCGCCGGCGTGCTGGTGGGTGACGGCCAGACGCCGGTGGTGATCGCCGGTCCCTGCTCGATCGAGAACGAGGAGCAGATGCTCGTCGCGGCGCGGCAGGTGAAGGCGGCCGGCGCCCGCATCCTGCGCGGCGGCGCTTTCAAGCCGCGTACCGGTCCGCACTCCTTCCAGGGGCTGGGGATCGAGGGGCTCAAGTACCTGCGGGCGGCCGGCGATGCGGCGGGGCTGCCGGTCATCACCGAGGTGATGCGCATCGAGCAACTGGATGCGGTCTGCCGCTACGCCGACATTCTGCAGATCGGTGCCCGCAACATGCAGAACTTCGACCTGCTCAAAGAGGTCGGCAAGCTGGACCATCCGGTGCTGCTCAAGCGCGGCATGAGCGCCACCATCGAGGAGTTCCTCGCCGCCGCCGAGTACATCCTCGCCGAAGGCAACGGCCGGGTAATCCTCTGCGAGCGGGGGATCCGCACCTTCGAGCGGGCCACCCGCAACACCCTCGACCTCTCGGTGGTGCCGTTGATCCGCGAGCTCTCCCACCTGCCGATCATCGTCGATCCCAGCCACGCCACCGGCAAGCGGGCCCTGGTGCCGGTCATGGCCAAGGCGGCCCTGGTGGCCGGCGCGCATGGCGTGATGATCGAGGTCCATCCCGAACCGGAGAAGGCACTTTGCGACGGTGCCCAGAGTCTCAACGGCGAGGGTTTTGCGGTGCTGATGGGGGAGATTCGGGATCTGCTGAAATATCTGGGGTACTAGGCTCGAGGCTCGAGGCCCGAGGCCAAAGTCTTTGACCCGGGATCTTGGACTGTCTTTCAGGCTGCGTGCAGCCTGAACAGGGTGATTTCGGGGCGGCAGAGAAAGCGCACCGGCAAAACGCTGGTGCCGATTCCCCGGGTGACGTAGAGAGGGGTGCGCGCTGTCCCCACCCGGAAGAGACCGGAATAAAAGGTTCCGGAGAAACGCGGCAGAATCGGCGGCGGCAGAAAGGGGAAGCGGACCTGGCCGCCGTGCGTGTGGCCGCTGAGAATCAGGTCGGTTCCGGGCGGCAGCAGGCTGTGGTCGAAGGCCGGCACGTGGGACAGGAGGATGTTCAATCGTGTCGGATCGCTCTGCTGCTGGAGGTGGACGAGACTGTCGGCCGACGACGGATAGTCGAGGCCGAGCACCGAAGTCGGGATCCCCTGCAGATCGAGGTCGCGGCGCTCGTTGATGAGCAGGCTGACGCCGGCGCCGGCAAAATGGCGCCGCAGATTTTCCCCTTCGACCCTGGCCCAGTACTCCCAGTTTCCCTGGACGGCGAAGACGCCGTTGGGCGCCCGCAGCAGTTCAAGAAAATCCAGAGCGCCGCGGACGTTGCGGCTGCGCTCCAGGTAATCGCCGGTGAGCAGGATGAGGTCGGGGGCCAGGGCGTTTGCCGCCGCCGCCACCTCCCGAAAGTAGTCGTTGAAGGTGCGGATGTGCATATCCGAGAGGTGAGCGATGCGCAGCTCCCGGCCGGGGGCAACCTTCGCTACCGTCAAATTGACTTCCTGCACCTGAAAAAGGCGCGGTTCCAGTAATAAGGCGTCGGTGAGGACGGCGCCGCCGACGGTCGCTGCCCCGCCGAGGAGGAAAGTCCGCCGCGAAATTCCGCCTCTCTTGGTCTGTTCCGCCTGTTCCGTCATCCTTCTTCCCGCGCTTTCGCCACTCTAAACGCTGCCGCTTCGACCGGCTTGTCCGAACCCTATTTATAGCACGGATGCACGGAGACTTGTAACGAATTGGCCGATGGGGTATCTTTCCCTCATCCGCAAAACTGTTTTGCGCCGTCATCCGCAGAAAGGATAGCAAAGCCCATGTCCGAAATTGTTGAAATTGCATCCGGCATCCATTGGGTCGGGGCCAAGCACCCTGAACTGGAAGTGTTCGACGACCTTTTCCCGACCCACAACGGCACTACCTACAATTCCTATCTGGTCCGCGGCAGCGTCAAGACCGCCCTCATCGACACGGTAAAAGCCCCTTTCACCGAGGCGTTTCTGGCGAAACTCGAGAAGCTCCTTCCGCTGGAGCAGATCGATGCCGTCGTCATCAACCACACCGAGCCGGACCACTCCGGAGCGCTGACGGCGCTGCTGCAGAGGAATCCAAACATCACCGTCTATATCAGCAAGGCGGGAGAAAACTTCCTCAAGCAGCTGATCAATGCTCCCTTCAAGGCGCACGTGGTGGCGGACGGCGAGGAACTCGACCTGGGGGGGCGCACCCTGCGCTTCGTTCTCGCCCCCTACCTGCACTGGCCAGACACCATGTTCACCTACCTGGTCGAGGACCAGATTCTCTTCCCTTGTGACGCCTTCGGCGCCCACTATTGCGCGACCAAGCTCTTCGATGACGAGATCGCCGACTTTTCGGCCGACTTTCACCTCTACTTCGACTGCATCATGCGTCCCTTCAAGGACAAGATCCGCGATGCGCTGGCCAAGATCAAGGACCTGCCGCTGCGCATGGTCTGCCCCTCGCACGGACCGATTCTCCGTTCCACCTTCGGCCACGCGATCAACGCCTATCGGCAGTGGTCCGCGCCGCCGCCGCGGGGGGACAAACCGAGAGCCCTGATGGCGGTCCTCTCCTCCCATGGCAACACCCGGACGATGGCGGCGGTGATCCGCCAGGAGCTCGAAAAACAGGGGGTCGAGGTGACCGAGATGGCCCTGTGCGGCATGCGCGACGATGATTACCGCAATGCTCTGGAGCAGGCTGACGTGCTGTTGATCGGCACTCCGACGATCCAGCGCGACGCGCCGCCGCAGGTCTGGCACGCCCTGTCGATGATCTCCTCGGTGACGCCCAAAACACGGCTGGCTGCGGTCTTCGGCTCCTTCGGCTGGAGCGGCGAGGCGGTCAAGATGGTCGAGCAGCGCCTGGAGGGACTCAAATACAAGCTGGCCGCCGAGAGCACCTCCTTCCGTTTCACCCCGACGCCGGAAAACCTGGAGAGCTGCCGGCAGTTCGCCGACCAGGTGGCGAATGCGGTGCTCTGCGAAGAATAACCTGGAAAAAGCAGTCTCACGCGAAGACGCGAAGGGCGCGAAGTAAAATCCAATTTTGTGCAATATTCTTTGAATTTCTCCGCGTTCTTCGCGGCTTCGCGTGAGTAAGTGCCGTTTTTCAGGTTTAATCGTTCCAGCAATACCTCCATCTTGCCCCGTCCAGGACTGCACCCGTGTCCACATCTCTGATCGCCACCGTCGCCGTCGCCGCCCCCCTCGACAAGGCCCTCTCCTACCTCGTCCCCGAAGCATTGCGGGAGCCGGCCCGGATCGGGGTGCGCCTGCGGGTGCCGCTGGGACGGCGCAGCGCGGTCGGTTACCTGCTCGGGCTGACCGAGGGGAAACCGGCGGGACTCAAGGCGGTGCAGGCGGTGCTGGACGAGGTGCCGCTCTTCCCACCGGAGATGGTCCCCTTTTTCACCCGTGCCGCCGACTATTACGCACATCCAATTGGTGAGGTCATTCGCACCGCCCTGCCTGCCGGCCTCTCCGGCCGGGGGGGGGAGGTCTCGATCCGCCGCGAACCGTACTACACCCCGGCGGCTGTGGCGGGGGAGCCAGGCGGTGCCCGTCAGCGCGAACTTTTCGCCTTCCTCCGCGAGCGGAACGGCGCCCCCCTCTCCGAGCTGCGCCGGGTGTTCTCCGCCCCGCATGCCTCTTTGCATCGTCTGGTGACGCAGGGTTACCTGATCGAGGCGGAGGTGGAAGTGCATCGTGACCCCTTTCTCGACGCCCCGGTTCCCGCGGACTGTCCGGTGACGCCCTCTGCCGAACAGGCGGCGGCGCTGGCGGCCATTGGGGCGGCTCTTGATTCCGGCTCCTTCTCCCCTCTGCTGCTGCACGGTGTCACCGGCAGCGGCAAGACCGAGGTCTACCTGCGCGCCATCGAAAATGCCCTGGAGAGGGGACGCACCGCCCTCGTGCTGGTTCCCGAGATCGCTCTGACGCCGCAGCTGGTCGGGCGCTTTCGGGCCCGCTTCGCCGGGCGCGGGGGGCAGATTGCCGTCCTGCACTCCGGGCTCTCCGAAGGGGAGCGCTACGACGCCTGGCGGGCCATCGCCCGGGGCGAGGCCGCCATCGTCATCGGTGCCCGCTCGGCGCTCTTCGCTCCGCTGCCGGCTCCCGGCATCATCGTTGTCGACGAAGAACATGAGTCAAGCTACAAGCAGGCCGAAGGATTCCGCTACCACGCCCGCGACCTCGCCCTGCTGCGCGGCCAGATGGCCGGTGGGGTGGTCCTGCTGGGGAGCGCCACGCCGGCGGTGACCACCTATCACCGTGCCCGCAGCGGTCAGCTTCGTTACCTGCCGCTCGCCGGCCGGGTCGAGGGGCGGCCGCTTCCCGCGGTAGAACTGGTCGACCTGCGCGAAGCGCGCCCGGAGGGGGACGGCAGTCTTTCGCCGCCGCTGGCCGCGGCGCTCGAAGAAACCCTGGCGCGGGGGGAACAGGCGCTGCTGCTGCTCAATCGCCGCGGCTTCGCCCCGTTTCTCCTCTGCGCCGACTGCGGCGCCACCTTTCGCTGCCCCAACTGCGCCATCACCCTGACCTTCCACCGGGGGCGCCGCCAGTTGCGCTGCCACTACTGCGACCATATCGAGACGCCGCCCGAGTTCTGCCCCGTCTGCCGGGGGAGCGCCGTCGAGCCACAGGGGGCGGGCACCGAGCGCCTCGAGGAAGAACTGGCCACCCGGTTCCCCGCCGCCCGAATCGCCCGCATGGACCGCGACACCACCGCTCGCAAGGGAGCCCACCAGGGTCTGGTCGAGCGCATGCTGCGCGAGGAGATCGACGTCCTGGTCGGCACCCAGATGGTCGCCAAGGGGCACGACTTCCCCCGGGTGACCCTGGTCGGCGTGGTCGGTGCCGACAGCAGTCTCAACCTCCCCGATTTCCGCAGCGCCGAGCGTACCTTCGCCCTCCTCTCCCAGGTGGCGGGGCGGGCCGGGCGCGGCGAGCGCCCCGGACGGGTGCTGATCCAGACCTGGTCCCCCGACCACTATGCCCTGATCTGCGCCGCCGGTCACGACTACGAGGGGTTCTACGAGCAGGAGATCACCGGTCGCCAGGCGCTCGGCTACCCTCCCTTCGGCTATCTGGTCAACCTGGTTCTCGCCGGCAACGAAGAGCCAAAGGTGCAGCGGGCTGCGGCGGCCCTGGCCGACGGGCTGCAGCGTGCCGCCGGGACGGTCGAAGTGCTCGGCCCCGCTCCCTGCCCGCTGGCCCGCCTGCGCGGCAAGAGCAGGGTGCAGATCCTGCTCAAGGCACCCGAGCGTCTGCCGTTGAGGCGGCTGCTCGCCCGGCTGCCGGAGCTGCGGAAGAAAATCCCCTCCGGGGTCTCTCTGGTGGTCGATGTCGATCCGGTGGACATGCTGTAGGGGCGCGCCGCGAAGGGCGGGGGGGCGGGTCCAGCGCGTGCGACGGAAGCCTATCGGCCCCAGGTGAGGGATTTGTAAACCCAGCCGCCCTGGCCGCTTTCGTGGACGACTTGCAGCCAACTGCCTCGCTCATCCAGAACCTTGAAGGTCACTCCCTGGCGGGCGAGGAAAACGACCGGCTGGTCAGGTCCAGGGGCCTGGCGAACGGGAGCCTGTTCGACTTCCACCACTACGGACATGTTGTGGTTGACCTGATCCTTGTGGATCCAGCCGGTTATTCCCTGATAGTCCCTGACCTGGTAGTAGTTGCCATGGCTGCCCTGAACCGACAAGGGATAGTATGTCGGCAGCTCAAGCACGATGTACGATTGGGTTTCCGAGGGCGTATTGCGCAATTCGGCGCTATAGCCCGCGACCATTACGATCTCGGCCACGGCCATCCCCGCGCAACTGATGATCAGCAACAAGGTCAGCAGGTATCGCATCAACGCCACTTTTCTTCCCCTCTTTATTTTCAGTTTTCCCGTTCTCCGCGCGATTTAGCGGCCTGCCTTTTCCCTCAGGTCGGCAAGCCGTGCCAGGTTCTCCCTGGCCCGCATGTAGAGTTGCGGGTTCAGGTCAACCGCCTTCTTCAACGCCTGCTCGCTTTTCTCCCATTTTCCTTGCGTCATGTACAGATAGCCCAAATTGTTCCAGGCGGCAGCTTCACCCAAGGTCTTGATAAAAATTTCCTTGGCCCGTGTTTCCTCGCCGTTCAGGAAGTAAGCGGTTGCCAGGTTGTTCTGAAGCATGCGGTTGCGCGGTTCGATGGCCAAGGCCCGGCTGAAGGACTCGATCGCTTTGTCGTGCTTGCCCTGCAGCAGGTAGTTGAAGCCGAGATTGTTGTGACTTGACGCCTGTTCCGGTTTCAACTCTGCTACTTGGCGGAACATCGGCTCAGCCATCGGGTCGCGGCCCATGTGACTGGAGGTGACGGCCATCTCGGTCAGGATCTCGGGTGCATCAGGGGCCTTGAAGAGGGCCTTGCCGGCCCATTCTAGGGAGAGGTCGTAGTTTCCCTGGCTGCGGTAGATTCTTGCCAGGGCGAGCATGGCGCCGACATGATCGGGGTCGTTTTTCACCACCAAGGTGAAGATCTGGACAGCCCCTTGCGTCTCAGTCTCGCGCCGCAGACATTCACCCAAACCGAACAGGGCCTCGGTCGACGAGGGCTCCCTCTCCAGGGCGACGGCGAAATGCAACCGAGCTACGCCTGTCCGGCCAGCCGCCAGATGATCCTGGCCGAGTCGGACAAGTTCTGCCGTAGGCAGCTTCTGCAGCGAATCGTTGCCTTGCTCCTTCCTGAGTTCTGCCACCTTGCCGTCCATTTGCCTAGTGGGAACCAAGGTGGTACAGGCGCTCGATAGCAGGCAAAGCAACAAACCAGTGACGTACACCAAATAATTATCCTGCCGCATGTTCGAAAACCTTTCGATTTAATTTTACTCCCCGCCCAAGGTGGGCAGAAGAATTCTTATGATCTGGATAACGCCGGGACCCAGGATAACGACAAACAATGCCGGAAAAATGAAGAACACCAAAGGGAACAGCAGTTTGACTGCCGCTTTGGCTGCCGTTTCTTCGGCTGTCTGGCGTCTTTTGGTCCGCATGGAGTCTGAATGAACCCGTAGGGCCTTCCCGATGCTGGTGCCAAAGCGGTTGGTCTGGATAATCATGGTCATCAGTTGGCCGATCTCCGGCACGCCGGTGCGGACCGACATGTTTTTGAAGCTTTCGTCACGGGGCCGGCCGGAGCGTATTTCCAGGTTGGTGAGCAGGAATTCGTCGCTCAGATCTTTGCTGATCGACCGGATTTCTTCGCCGACCCGCTTGAAGGTCATGTCCAACCCAAGGCCGGCCTCGACACAGACGACCATTAGATCGAGGGCGTCGGGGAAGGCTCTGGCCAAGGCCGTTTTGCGTTTCTGGATTTTGAGAAACAGAACGATGTCGGGAAGAAAGAAGCCGAAGACGGCGAGCAGGATCATGATGCCAACCCGCTCCACGGTGATCTTCAGAACCAGCGAACTCAGCAGGAAGAACAGGGATAAAAGCAGTGCGCCGCCGATCTTGAGGCAAAGAAAATTGGCGAAAGCCTGCTTCGACCTCATCCCGGCCTGCATCAGCCTGAGGCGGATTGAGGAAGTTTCGCCGGCCGGGGTGGCCAGCACGAGTTTGTGTAATGACCTGGAAATGCTGGCAGCGAGCCCGTCCGGATCTTTTTCGACCAGCCTGGCTTTTTTTGGCTGCAGCAGCTGATCGGATTTTGGCTGCGCCAGCAGCTTGGAGAGCCGCTCGCCGACCCGGTCGCGGTTTATGAGGAGGTAGGCAAGGCCGCCGACCAGCAGGACCACCGCGAGAAAGGTCAGGACGAGGATCAGGATGTACTCCAGGTCCCCTGAAAAAAGATAGAGATAGTTTTTTATCGTACCCATGCCGCCCCCTAAATCTCTATTTTCACGAGCCTCTTGATGAAATATACGCCGAGGATCTGCAGCACGATGGCACCGGAGATAAAGTAGGTTCCGATCGGGTCGGTCCAGAGCAGGGCGATGTAATCGTTGTTGATGAAGTAGAGGTAGACAAAGAGGATAATCGGGATGGAGATCAGGATGTTTCCGGAAAGCCTGCCTTCGGCAGTGAGGGTTTTGACATTCCGCCTGAATTGGGTCCGTTCCCGGATCAGGGCGCCGATCCGGTCCAGGATTTCGGCGATGTTCCCTCCCGTTTCCTTCTGGATGATGACCGAGACCGCAAAGAACCGAAGATCCATGCTGGGGACCCGATTGCACAGGTTTTCAAGGGCTTCGCTAAAGGTCAGGCCGAGTTTCATCTCGTCGACGGCGGCCCGGAACTGGGACTTGATCGGCTCGTCCATCTCCTGGCTTACCATCTCTAGGGCGGAAGAAAAGGCATGGCCGGCCCGCAAGGCCCGGGCCATCAGATCCGTTGCCGCGGGAAGCTGTTCCTCGAACCTGGCGTCGGAGGCTTTTTCTGCCCACCTCAGGATCAGGAAGGGGATGAAGAAAAACAGAGCGCCCAGCACTATTGCCGTAAACTTGATGGGCAGCAGCCAGAGGCCGAGCAACGTACCGATTCCGCCCAGCGTCAGGCTGAGGAGGATGAAGGCGGTGGCGTTCAGAGGAACCCTCGCCTTGACCAGCATCCGGTCAAGCTTTTGGATGCGCGGGAGGGAGAAGGCGAAGCGTTCAACGGGATTGGCATTTTTCAGCAGACCGTTGCGGTAGCCAGTGAGCCGCTCCAAGCCGAGTCCGCCGCCGGCGGAAAGGTAGAGAAGGCGATTTTTGATGGTCCTCTTCTCGCCAAACCGGCCGACCCACAGCAGGTAGGCCAGGGCGACGAGCGAAGCGGAGAAGAGAAAGACAGTAATCGAGATGGTTAAGATCAGCAGGTCCATGATGGCCTCTATTCGTAATACTTGTCAGGGTCGAAGAGCGATTCGGGGAGTTCGATGCCCGCGGCCTGAAGTTTTTCGGAAAAATGGGGGCGGATGCCGGTAGCGCGGAAGCGCCCGAGAAGGTTGCCGTTTTTGTCGATGCCGCGGCGCTCGAAGACGAAGATATCCTGCAAGGTGATGACGTCGCCTTCCATACCGGCGACTTCGCTGATGGCGGTCACCTTGCGGGTGCCGTCTGAGAAGCGAACGATCTGCAGAATCAGGTCGAGGGCCGAAGAGACCATGAAGCGCATGGCGCTTTCGGGCAGGTCGACTCCGGTCATAAAGATCATCGACTCTAGACGGGTCAGCGAATCCCGCGGCGAGTTGGAGTGGATGGTGGTCAGCGAGCCCTCGTGACCGGTGTTCATGGCCTGCAACATGTCGAAGGCCTCGGGTCCGCGCACCTCCCCAATGATGATGCGGTCGGGGCGCATGCGCAGGCTGTTGCGCACAAGGTCGCGCTGGGTGACCATGCCGGTCCCCTCGATGCTCGGCGGCCGGGTTTCCAAGCGGATCACATGCTCTTGCTGCAGTTGAAGCTCGGCGGCATCCTCGATGGTGACTATGCGCTCGCGGTTGGGAATGAAGCCAGAGAGGATGTTGAGCATAGTTGTCTTGCCGGTGCCGGTGCCGCCCGAGATCATGATGTTCAACTTGGCTTTTACGCAGCCTTCCAGAAACTGGGCGAACGCTGGTGTGAGGCTGCCGAAGCCGATCAGGTCCTGCACCTTCAAAGGGTCTTTGGAGAAGCGCCGGATGGAGAGCATCGGGCCGTCGATGGCCAGCGGGGGGATGATGGCATTAACGCGGGAGCCGTCGGGGAGTCGGGCATCGACCATTGGTGATGACTCGTCGATGCGGCGGCCCACCCTCGAAATGATGCGGTCGATGATGGTCATCATGTGGGCATCGTTGACAAAGC harbors:
- a CDS encoding c-type cytochrome, whose translation is MNMTRTMKLAATAALSLTLAAPALAADDARARELINSLGCKGCHQLAGEGGTLAPAFEGMGTRLKEKDIREQLVNPKGKNPKTMMPTFAHLPEKDLKVLVDYLKSLK
- a CDS encoding tetratricopeptide repeat protein, which encodes MAELRKEQGNDSLQKLPTAELVRLGQDHLAAGRTGVARLHFAVALEREPSSTEALFGLGECLRRETETQGAVQIFTLVVKNDPDHVGAMLALARIYRSQGNYDLSLEWAGKALFKAPDAPEILTEMAVTSSHMGRDPMAEPMFRQVAELKPEQASSHNNLGFNYLLQGKHDKAIESFSRALAIEPRNRMLQNNLATAYFLNGEETRAKEIFIKTLGEAAAWNNLGYLYMTQGKWEKSEQALKKAVDLNPQLYMRARENLARLADLREKAGR
- a CDS encoding FprA family A-type flavoprotein yields the protein MSEIVEIASGIHWVGAKHPELEVFDDLFPTHNGTTYNSYLVRGSVKTALIDTVKAPFTEAFLAKLEKLLPLEQIDAVVINHTEPDHSGALTALLQRNPNITVYISKAGENFLKQLINAPFKAHVVADGEELDLGGRTLRFVLAPYLHWPDTMFTYLVEDQILFPCDAFGAHYCATKLFDDEIADFSADFHLYFDCIMRPFKDKIRDALAKIKDLPLRMVCPSHGPILRSTFGHAINAYRQWSAPPPRGDKPRALMAVLSSHGNTRTMAAVIRQELEKQGVEVTEMALCGMRDDDYRNALEQADVLLIGTPTIQRDAPPQVWHALSMISSVTPKTRLAAVFGSFGWSGEAVKMVEQRLEGLKYKLAAESTSFRFTPTPENLESCRQFADQVANAVLCEE
- a CDS encoding Ppx/GppA phosphatase family protein codes for the protein MTGEKKRLAAIDIGTNSIRCIVVEADAGGKFNVLDDEKATVRLGEGLAGSGEISPEAWRRAEAALLRMKKIAEGYGVQSIEAVATSAVRKARNGEAFVEAMARATGVQIAVISGDEEAELVALSARSSLDLENLRCALVDIGGGSLEIVVTAGELIEEIFSLELGAVVLTEEFLPKDPVLAKDLNALRKHVRSTLKKHLAGESFDVQCLVGSGGTMTTIAGMVMAMRKEQFSSVHGYDVLRSEVVHLLAMLERKTLRERKALPGLSPDRADIILAGVAAVDEVMRYFGVNILRVNERGVRQGLILKSLEKHGLAPLPEAAKNRIASVWDFARQCHVNESHAGQVAKLALDIFDAVGPAFGLESRNRQILEAAAILHDVGYLINYEKHHQHSYHLIRHANLFGFSPREKEVVANLARYHRKKLPRKKHENFALLPPEDRRLVKQLGGILRLADGLDRRRNQAVEALDCQLTDSGLCITLHGQEDLSVEIYGGETKSDLFEEAFHCKVSLQSD
- a CDS encoding cupredoxin domain-containing protein, whose amino-acid sequence is MKIVDSLVRNSLALVLAAVCLAALAAGCAVRPAAYLVPPGEVGVAIEASNFEFKPNLIQARAGDALVLKVKNVAGMGHNLTVLDPQGKSLASVDLPAGQTTEIPLPPLGAGTYPFHCDKPLHPSFGMKGEIRVGTP
- the aroF gene encoding 3-deoxy-7-phosphoheptulonate synthase, with the translated sequence MLIVMHHSATPQQIRAVQAAVEAMGLRAEPIPGSERTAIGVLGNQGYVDDATIRELPGVREVIHVSKPYKLVSRDFHPAPTVVDAAGVLVGDGQTPVVIAGPCSIENEEQMLVAARQVKAAGARILRGGAFKPRTGPHSFQGLGIEGLKYLRAAGDAAGLPVITEVMRIEQLDAVCRYADILQIGARNMQNFDLLKEVGKLDHPVLLKRGMSATIEEFLAAAEYILAEGNGRVILCERGIRTFERATRNTLDLSVVPLIRELSHLPIIVDPSHATGKRALVPVMAKAALVAGAHGVMIEVHPEPEKALCDGAQSLNGEGFAVLMGEIRDLLKYLGY
- a CDS encoding metallophosphoesterase, whose protein sequence is MTEQAEQTKRGGISRRTFLLGGAATVGGAVLTDALLLEPRLFQVQEVNLTVAKVAPGRELRIAHLSDMHIRTFNDYFREVAAAANALAPDLILLTGDYLERSRNVRGALDFLELLRAPNGVFAVQGNWEYWARVEGENLRRHFAGAGVSLLINERRDLDLQGIPTSVLGLDYPSSADSLVHLQQQSDPTRLNILLSHVPAFDHSLLPPGTDLILSGHTHGGQVRFPFLPPPILPRFSGTFYSGLFRVGTARTPLYVTRGIGTSVLPVRFLCRPEITLFRLHAA
- the priA gene encoding primosomal protein N', coding for MSTSLIATVAVAAPLDKALSYLVPEALREPARIGVRLRVPLGRRSAVGYLLGLTEGKPAGLKAVQAVLDEVPLFPPEMVPFFTRAADYYAHPIGEVIRTALPAGLSGRGGEVSIRREPYYTPAAVAGEPGGARQRELFAFLRERNGAPLSELRRVFSAPHASLHRLVTQGYLIEAEVEVHRDPFLDAPVPADCPVTPSAEQAAALAAIGAALDSGSFSPLLLHGVTGSGKTEVYLRAIENALERGRTALVLVPEIALTPQLVGRFRARFAGRGGQIAVLHSGLSEGERYDAWRAIARGEAAIVIGARSALFAPLPAPGIIVVDEEHESSYKQAEGFRYHARDLALLRGQMAGGVVLLGSATPAVTTYHRARSGQLRYLPLAGRVEGRPLPAVELVDLREARPEGDGSLSPPLAAALEETLARGEQALLLLNRRGFAPFLLCADCGATFRCPNCAITLTFHRGRRQLRCHYCDHIETPPEFCPVCRGSAVEPQGAGTERLEEELATRFPAARIARMDRDTTARKGAHQGLVERMLREEIDVLVGTQMVAKGHDFPRVTLVGVVGADSSLNLPDFRSAERTFALLSQVAGRAGRGERPGRVLIQTWSPDHYALICAAGHDYEGFYEQEITGRQALGYPPFGYLVNLVLAGNEEPKVQRAAAALADGLQRAAGTVEVLGPAPCPLARLRGKSRVQILLKAPERLPLRRLLARLPELRKKIPSGVSLVVDVDPVDML
- a CDS encoding SH3 domain-containing protein translates to MRYLLTLLLIISCAGMAVAEIVMVAGYSAELRNTPSETQSYIVLELPTYYPLSVQGSHGNYYQVRDYQGITGWIHKDQVNHNMSVVVEVEQAPVRQAPGPDQPVVFLARQGVTFKVLDERGSWLQVVHESGQGGWVYKSLTWGR